The genomic segment TCAACAAAGCCCTCGCCGGGGCAAAAGTCCCTCAAAAACGGTGACAGTCCGTTAACCAGTAAATAACCCCCGGGAATGTCGCCGGAAAAAATAGCGCAGGCGTTGATGGCGTTGGGCCATCGGGTTAATAGGGGAAAAGCTCAATCCTTTTATCGTGTTGGCGGGACGTTGCGCTGTCGTCACCGCGATTGACGCCCGCGCCCGGCAGCAAATCACTAATACTTTTGCAGCACGCCGTAACAAAAATATGACCGGATGTACCCGAACGTGTAACCGATATTTTACCTGAAACGCCTTGATATAGTTGAAGTTAACCGTTAAATTTACTTGACCAATTTCACCGGCGGCCAGGCTTGCCTGACCTCCCGCGACGTTACTTGCTGCGACGCGCATATAGGCACATGAATGCCAAAAGTCAGACGGGCGTAACGGCCGTCTGCCGGGATTTCTGCCCCCTCCACCCGGGGGCGCTTGCTTTTTTTCACCGGGAAACAGGCATTATTGCCGCCATCGTGGCGGGTATCTATGAGGGAGGCAACTATGGTGATTCATCAGTATAACGCAGGCATTGCGGTCAGCTCGCTGGTTTTTGTGCTTATTTTCATCAGTCAAAAAACCGCTCTGGTGTCCTTGGCCACATAGGGCCACGGCGGGCAATTCGGCCTGCTGCTGTTTATGCTGCCCGGTATACTCGGCGCACTGCTGGCCGCGGCGGTCTGTTGGCTGCTGTTCAATATCGGCGTCACGACCAGCTACAGCCTGTGGCACCAGCTGACTTATCTGCTGAGCGCCGTGTTCTGGTGCGGTTTTGGCGCGCTGGGCTGCTGCTTCGCCGGGATGCTGATGCACCATCCGGCCCATTGAAGCGCCGGCTGAAACGGCGGCGTGGACCGGGTCAAAGCATCCCACCGGCGGGCGGTAGCCGCCGTCAGGACGGGTACAGGCTCAGATTTTCCTTGGCATAGGCTTCAAAATCGGTGCAGCCGCCAATATGAATTTGATCAACAAAAATTTGCGGCACCGTTTCCACCGGTTTTGGACAGATCGGCCTTGGAGATGCCTTCGGCGTGGATATCAACATAACGGTAGGTGAAGTCATCCCGTTCCGCGGTCAGTTTTTCAGCCAACGATTTAGCGCGAACACAATAAGGACAACCCGGACGACCGAAAATGACTGCAAACATAACCACTCCTCTTACATGAACGAATATCGAAACGGCAAGCGCGACGTACGCCGCTGTTTTGCCGCGATTCACTATGCCTGCCCCGGCGGGTAAAAAAAAGCAGAAATTACCTCTCGATTTCATGGCCGTAGCCAATCTTTGGCGTCAAGCGGGCGCCCGCGGGGCGTGAACCGCGGGCGCAACGCTGCCCTGAGGCAGCCCCAGGCGCCGCCCGAATCTTTTCTCGACCCCCGCCGGCGGGGGGATTATGATGTCGCCAACGCGATATTTTGCCTGGATAAAGTGTGAAACTAGCCATTCTCTCCCGCGATGGGACCCTGTTCTCCTGCCGCCGGCTGCGCTCAGGCCAGAGGCCATAAGGTCGACATTATCGATCCGCTTTCCTGTTATATGAATATCAATAGCGCGGCCCCTTCGATTCACTATCGCGGCCAGCGGCTTAAGTTTTACGATGCCGTCATTCCGCGTATCGGTCCCTTGACGACCTTTTACGGTACCGCGGTGCTGCGCCAGTTCGAGATGCTGGGCAGCTATGCCCTGAACGAGTCCGCCGCCATTACCCGCGCGCGCGACAAACTGCACTCCCTACAGCTGCTGGCGCGCCAGGGCATTGACATGCCTATCACCGGTTTCGCCGACTCGCCGGACGATACCGGCGATTTGATAACGATGGTGGGGGGGCGCGCCGCTGGTGGTCAAACTGGTGGAGGGGACGCAGGGGATAGGCGTGGTGCTGGCAGAGACCCGACAGGCGGCGGAAAGCCTCATCGATGCGTTTCGCGGCCTGAAAGCGCAGTTTCTGGTGCAGGAGTTTATCGCCGAAGCCGATGGGCGCGATGTCCGCTGTCTGGTGATAGGCGATACAGTCGTGGCGGCGATTGAGCGCCAGGCCAAAGCGGGCGATTTTCGTTCCAATTTGCATCGCGGCGGCAGCGCGCGGCCAGTAATCATCAGCGAAGCGGAGCGGGCGATGGCGATTCGCGCGGCGGCAACGCTGGGCCTGAACGTGGCCGGCGTGGATATCCTGCGTGCAAAGCGGGGGCCGTTGATCATGGAGGTGAATGCGTCACCGGGGCTGGAAGGCATAGAAACCGCGAGCGATCTCGATATTGCCACGCTGATGATCGCCTTTATTGAAGCCCGTCTCGCCGCTCGACCCTGCCGGTAAGCTAGAACAACCCGTTTTTCGGATAAAACCGGCGCGCGGGGCGTCGTCGCCGCCGCGCGCCTGGGGATTGCTTAAAAATCAATCGCCTGTTCCCCGGCCGACGCGGTCAGCGGCGGCCGGATTTGCGTCGTCGTCGCCAATCTCCGGTAAGGGAAGGTGAAATTGCTGCATTTGACCATAGCGCTACTATTTATTATTCCGTAAGCTATGCCCCGTTTCATACTAGAGAAGAGGTTGGCCTTATATGGATTCACTTGTCGTACCGGATCTGGATATCCTGAGGCGCTGGCTGGAGAAGCTGAATTTATCATTCTATGAATGTGACTCTTGCCAGGCGTTGCACTTGCCGCATATGCAGAATTTCGACGGTATTTTTGATGCCAAGGTCGATCTGGTTGACAATGTCATCTTGTTTTCCGCTATGGCGGAGGTACGGCCGACGGCCCTTATCGCCCTGGTGGGGGATTTGAGCCAGATCAACGCCAGTTCGCTGACGGTGAAAGCGTTCATCGATATTCAAGACGACAACCCGCCCAAACTTGTGGCCTGCCAGGCCCTGGTCAGCGCTGCCGGGGTGACCCTCGGCCAGTTTCGCCACTTTATGCAGCAGGCGGAGGAGCAGATTTCTATGCTGATTATGGAGGCGCGCGCCAACGATCTGTTATTTATGGGCGAAGAGGACGACAGCGACGCCCATGCCCCTTCAACGCCGGTGATTCATTAAGCCGCCTCTGGTCCGCGCGCCCGGCATTCCTCATGGTTTGCCGCGTCATGGCCGATGGCCACATCGGCCGCGCCAAGGTGTTATCCTGCCGATCGCAAGCGTCGTATGCCTTTATACTGCATAAGGGATATTATGCGCTATTTTATTTGCCTTTCGCCGGCCGGTTACACCCGAAAATGCGGGGAAATGCATAATTAATCATTTAAAGTCGTTTTTTACGCCGAATACTGGCGCGGGAACGCCTGTACGGTTATGCTGGCGATCGGCTTTGTGGACGCCTGACGCGGGAGGTTAGCGCGTGCAACCGCGGCGCTACCTCGTGCAAGCCACCGGCCGTTGTGCGGCGGGTTCACCGCACAGGCCACCCTTGAATGCCGGGATCGCGCTTATTGCCAATCGGCGGGATCGGTGCAGCGACATTAACGCCGCCTTTAGATGAAGGTTTAGGGAGGAAGTAACGGATGTTCACCCAACGTCAAACATGGCTTACTGGTGCGATTGCCGGCTTACTGATGGCCGTTTCCGCCTCTGCGTTCGCGGAGCAGAAAACGCTGCACGTGTATAATTGGTCGGACTATATCGGGCCGAATACGGTGCCTGATTTTGAAAAGAAAACCGGCATCAAGGTGGTCTATGACGTTTTCGATTCCAATGAGGTGCTGGAAGGGAAACTTATGGCTGGCAGCACCGGCTTCGATATCGTTGTGCCCTCCGCCAGTTTCCTGGAGCGCCAGCTGTCGGCCGGGGTATTCCAGCCGCTGGATAAGAGCAAACTGCCCAATTACAAAAACCTCGACCCGGAGTTGCTCAAGCTTATCAGCCGCCACGATCCCGATAATAAATATGCCGTTCCCTATATGTGGGCTACCACCGGCATCGGCTATAACGTCGATAAGGTGAAGGCGGTGCTGAGCAAAGATGCGCCGGTTAACAGCTGGGATCTGGTGTTCAAGCCGGAGAACCTGGAGAAGCTGAAAAGTTGCGGCGTCTCGTTCCTCGACGCCCCTTCCGAGATTTACGCAACGGTGCTCAACTACTTGGGTAAAGACCCCAACAGCGACAACGCTGCTGATTACACCGGGCCGGCCACCGATTTGCTGCTGAAACTGCGGCCGAGCATTTGCTACTTCCACTCCTCGCAGTACATTAACGATCTGGCCAACGGTGATATTTGCGGCGCCATCGGTTGGGCAGGTGATGTTATGCAGGCCACCAACCGGGCCAAGGAAGCGAAAAACGGCGTTAATATCGCCTATTCAATTCCGAAAGAGGGGGCGCAGGCGTTCTTTGACGTGCTGGCTATTCCGGCGGACGCCAAAAACCTCGATGAAGCCTACCAGTTCATCAACTATCTGCTGGAGCCGCAGGTCATTGCCGACGCCAGCAATCAGATTTTCTACGCTAACGGCAATAAAGCGGCCACGGCGCTGGTAAACCCGGAAGTGCGTGACAACCCAGGTATTTACCCGCCGGCGGAGGTGCGCGCTAAACTGTTTACCCTGAAAGTGCAGCCGCCGAAAATCGACCGTGTGATTACCCGCTCCTGGACGAAAGTAAAAAGCGGCAAATAACCCGGCGAATTACGCTACGCTTACCTTAACCGACAGGCGGCTCACCCCCGCCTGTTATGCTTTGTTCGCGGCAATGCGCCGGCCGAGCCGGTCCGCTGTCCCCGCCGATACCGGAGAGTGATGTTAGTGAACGATGCACTACCCCGTCCGCCGTCCAACAGCGCCCGCAAAATGGTGACGCCTTTGCTGGAAATCCGCAATCTGACCAAAAACTTTGACGGACAGATGGCGGTGGATGATGTCAGTCTGACTATCTATAAAGGGGAGATGTTCGCCCTGTTGGGGGCTTCCGGCTGCGGCAAATCCACTCTACTGCGGATACTGGCGGGATTCGAGACGCCGACCCACGGCGCCATTGTTCTTGATGGCCAGGACCTCTCCCATACGCCGCCCTATCAGCGTCCGATCAATATGATGTTCCAATCCTATGCGCTGTTCCCCCACATGACGGTTGAGCAGAATATTGCCTTCGGCCTGAAACAGGACAAGCTGCCGCGCGCGGAGATAAAACAGCGGGTGGATGAGATGTTGGCGATGGTGCATATGCAGGAATACGCGGCGCGTAAACCCCATCAGCTGTCCGGCGGCCAGCGGCAACGGGTGGCGCTGGCGCGCAGCCTGGCCAAACGGCCCAAGTTGCTGCTGCTGGATGAACCGATGGGCGCGCTGGATAAGAAACTGCGCGATCGCATGCAGCTGGAAGTGGTGGATATTCTCGAACGGGTCGGCGTGACCTGCGTCATGGTCACCCACGATCAGGAAGAAGCGATGACCATGGCGGGCCGTATCGCCATCATGAACCGCGGCAAGTTTGTGCAAATCGGCGAGCCGGAGGAAATTTATGAGCACCCCAACAGCCGGTTCAGCGCCGAATTCATCGGCTCGGTAAATATGTTCGAGGGGTTGCTTAAAGCGCGTTCCGACAACGCGCTGATTTTGCAAAGCCCGGGCCTGCTGTCTCCGCTTCGGGTCAATACCGATGTTTCGGTGGTGGACGGCGTGCCGGTTCACGTGGCGCTGCGGCCGGAAAAAATTATGCTGTGCGAGGGCGCGCCGGCGGACGGCTGCAACTTCGCCGTCGGGGAAGTGATCAATATCGCCTACTTGGGGGATTTGTCCATTTACCACGTCCGTCTGAACAGCGGGCAGATTATCAGCGCCCAGCTGACCAATGCCCACCGTTACCGCAAGGGCACGCCCACCTGGGGCGACCAGGTAAACCTGTGCTGGGATGCGGACAGCTGTATTGTGCTTACCGTATAGGGGAGGGGAATTGTATGTCCAACGCCAACCCTAAATCGCCGACCGGCGGCGCGCGGCGCGTGGTGATCCCGGGCCTGTTGACGCGCTTGCAGATGGCCCACGGCCGCAAGGCGGTGATTCTCCTGCCGTACCTGTGGCTGCTGCTGCTGTTTATGTTGCCGTTTTTGATTGTATTTAAAATCAGTCTGGCCGAAATGGCACGCGTCATTCCGCCCTATACCGATCTGGTTGCGTGGCTGGACGGTACGCTGACCGTTTCGCTCAATCTCGCCAATTTCATGCAGCTGCTGGACGATCCGCTCTACATCGAAGCCTATCTGCAATCCCTGCAAGTCGCGGCGGTGTCGACCTTTTTTTGCCTGCTGCTGGGCTATCCCATGGCCTGGGCGGTGGCGCACAGCCGGGCATCGACGCGTAATATTTTGCTGCTGCTGGTGATTTTACCCTCCTGGACCTCGTTTCTGATTCGGGTCTATGCCTGGATGGGCATTTTGAAAAATAACGGCGTGCTGAATAATGTGTTGATGTGGCTTGGGGTTATCGACCAACCGCTGGTCATTTTGCACACCAATCTGGCGGTGTATATTGGCGTGGTATACGCCTATTTGCCCTTTATGATCCTGCCTATCTATACCGCGCTGACCCGCCTGGATTATTCGCTGGTGGAAGCTTCGCTAGACCTGGGCGCGCGGCCGCTGAAAACTTTTTTCCAGGTTATTGTGCCGCTCACCAAAGGCGGCATTATCGCCGGTTCGATGCTGGTCTTCATTCCGGCGGTGGGGGAGTATGTGATCCCCGAGCTGCTCGGCGGGCCCGACAGTATTATGATCGGACGGATCTTGTGGCAGGAGTTTTTCAATAACCGCGATTGGCCGGTGGCTTCGGCGGTGGCGGTGGTGATGTTGGTGCTGCTGATAGCGCCCATCATGTGGTTCCATAAACATCAGAACAAAGCCATGGGGGATCAGCGATGAATCAGTTACCGGTGGTCCGTTCGCCCTGGCGCATCGTGATCTTGCTGGTGGGCTACACCTTTCTCTACGCGCCGATGCTGATGCTGGTGATTTATTCCTTCAACAGCTCGCGGCTGGTCACGGTCTGGGCCGGCTGGTCCACCCAGTGGTACCTCGTGCTGGTGCATGACAACGCGATGATTAGCGCCGTGACGCTGAGTATGACCCTGGCGGCGTCGACCGCCACCATGGCGGCGGTGCTGGGGACCCTGGCGGCGGTGGTGATCGTCCGCTTCGGCCGTTTTCGCGGCGCCGGCGGGTTTGCCTTTATGCTGACCGCGCCGCTGGTGATGCCGGACGTGATAACCGGTCTGTCCCTGCTGCTGCTGTTTGTGGCGCTGGGGCACGCGATAGGCTGGCCCGCCGAGCGCGGTATGTTTACCATCTGGCTGGCGCATGTCACCTTTTGCACCGCGTATGTGGCGGTGGTGGTGAACTCGCGCTTGCGCGAGCTGGATCAGTCGATTGAAGAGGCGGCGATGGATTTGGGCGCGACCCCGGTGAAAGTGTTTTTCATCATTACGCTGCCGATGATCGCCCCGGTCATCATCTCCGGCTGGCTTCTGGCGTTTACCCTGTCCCTTGACGATTTGGTTATCGCCAGTTTCGTCGCCGGTCCCGGCTCCACCACGCTGCCGATGCTGGTTTTCTCCAGCGTGCGCATGGGGGTCAATCCGGAGATTAATGCGTTGGCCACGCTCATCCTGGCGGTGGTGGGGGTGATAGGCCTTATTGCCTGGTGGCTTATGTCCCGGAAGGAAAAACAGCATCAGCGCGATCGTCAACGCGCCGCGCGTGGCTGATAAACGGAATCGTTGCTAATCTTAGGGAGTGCGCCGGCGGCAAACGGCGCGAGCGTGAAGGAGAGAGGCGATGTCGGAGATACTGAGAAACAGCACCACCGTTGGCGCCCGTCCCCGGGTTCGGGTGCCCATCGGCGCGCCGGTGGCGGTGATGATAGCCGGGATCGCGCTGATTACCATTCGTTGTCTGGACGTGGTGGTGCTGTTTAATGCGTTTGGCGTCAACGGGATGCACAGTTTTGTCAGCAACAGCAGCCGCGCTTGGGATCTGACCGGCCTCTTCCTGGCCAGCCTGACCATGGTATTCATCGAAATCCGCTGCGGCTTTGGTGTCTGCGCGCCGTGCCCTGGACCCGCTGGTGCTATTTAGGCTGCCAGATTATAAGCGCCCTCTATCTGTTTTTCGCCACCTGGCGGGGGTTTTATCCGGAAATGTTTATGCTGCCGGGCGACAGCGCCGGGCAAATCAGCTATGAGGTGTTGATGCTGAAATTGCCGGATCTGCTGATTATCGCGCTGCTGTTCGGTGCCCCGTCCAGCCACCGTTTTTTCGCCCGCCGTAGATGATTTGACGCGAGGGCGGTGCTACAATGCGCCCCCGTTCCGCCTGCCAATATCCGAAACCGCCCATGCATTGCGAACTTTTCACCTCCGAACGCTGCCGCTCTTGCCAGTGGCTTGCCATGCCCTATGGCCAGCAGCTCGCGGAAAAACAGCGCCGGCTGGCCGCGCTGTTGCCTGCCGTGCCCGACGACGGTTGGCAGCCGGCGATGGGCTCCGCGCCGCAGGGGATGCGCAATAAAGCCAAAATGGTGGTGAGCGGCAGCGTTGAGCGGCCGCTGCTGGGCATTGCCGATGGCGGGGTGGACTTGTGCGCCTGCCCGCTCTATCCGGCCAGTTTCGCGCCGGTGTTCGCCGTTGTGAAACAGTTTTTCCCGCGCGCGGGGCTGACGCCTTACCATGTGGCGCGTCGGTGCGGCGAACTGAAATTCCTGCTGTTGACCGAGAGCCGCCATGATGGCGCGATGATGCTGCGCTTTGTGCTGCGTTCCGAGGCCAAGCTGGCGCAGTTACGCGCGGCCTTGCCCTGGCTACAGGCGCGCTTGCCGCAGCTGCGGGTCATTTCGGTCAACCTACAGCCGGTACCGATGGCGGTCCTCGAAGGGGAGCGGGAAATCGTGCTGACGCCGGACCGTGCGCTGGAGGAGCGGCTTAACCAGGTGCCGCTGTATATACGGCCGAAGAGCTTCTTCCAGACCAACCCACAGGTCGCCGCCGGCCTGTACGCTACCGCCCGCGATTGGGTCGCCGCGCTGCCGGTGACGCGGTTTTGGAATCTGTTTTGCGGCGTGGGCGGCTTCGGTCTGCACCTTTGCCGTCCCGGCATGCAGCTGACCGGCATAGAAATTAGCGCGGAGGCCATCGCCAGCGCACGCCAGTCGGCACATCAATTAGGGTTGGAGCAGGTCTCGTTTCAGGCGCTGGATCCTGTACTCCAGCTGCCAGGCCGCGACGCTGGTGCGGGATCTCGGCGAGCTGGAGGATTACCGGGTGTGCCGCGTCCGGCTATTCGATATGTTTCCTCATACCGCTCATTATGAAACGCTGGTGCTGCTGGAGCGCCGCGCGGCGACGCCGGTAGCGGCAGGCTAAGTCCGCGGCCGCCCGCCAGTGTCAGAGGCGGTCTGGCCGTATCCCCTTAACGCGGTGCGGCCAGCGCGCCGGCCGCTCCAGCGTGCGCATCAGCAGCGTCAACACACCGTTGACGCACAGATAGATAATCCCCGCCGCGCCGAACACCATCACGTCATAGGTCCGGCCATAAAGCAGCTGACTCTGTCCCATCATGTCCATCAGGGTAATGGTATAGGCCAGCGAGGTGCTTTTGAACACCAGCACCACTTCGTTGGAGTAAGAGGAGAGGGCGCGCTTGATGGCAAACGGCATCAGCAGCCGCAGCGACTGGAACCGACTCATGCCCAGCGCCGCACAGGACTGCCACTGACCATCAGGAATGGCGCGCATCGCGCCGGCAAACAATTGCGTGCTGTAGGCCGCGCTGTTAAGCGCCAGCGCCACCATGGCGCATAACCAGGGCTGTGACAGTAGCGACCAGAGCCAGGGGATGGCGCACAGGGAGGCAGATTACTCCTTTTTTATAAATATAACTTATTTATATTTATTTATATTCACAATAAAAGATCCACAAAATGACATCATCTTGGTGCTAGTAGCCAATTTTATGGCTTTTCATGGGCAATCCCTCTTCCACGGAATCACCACGTAAAGCCTCATTCCGCACGTTACGCCAGTCGATTTCGTCACGTGACTGACGGCTCTGCTGTGGGGTGGCAAGCATTTCTGGACTCTCAGGGGGAACGATGGATTAGCCGGAAGCCCTTTACTGGCGCGGCTTACAGCCATTTTAAGGATTTTGGACTCGTCGCAAAAAAATGAGCGAAAAATGAGTTTTTTGCACTATATTCTGGACTGGATTGGTCGTGGTTTGAGTAAGTTTGAAAGCCGTTTAAACAGTTTCAATTAACGATTTTGTTGATAAACATACTCAATGCATTTATATTTTATATATTTCAACGGCTCTTTTGCTATAGTTTGTTAGGATTGACCCTGTACACGATTCTGTGTAAATGCCTTTTCTCAGAAGTGACCGTCCAGGCGGTCACCGAACTCGATAATAAAGCGGCTCATTGCCATGCGCCAGTCCCTCAAAGGCATTGTCCATTTCTGTGAGGCCGCCTGTATCGCCAGCCACACCACCTTTTTCACTGCGTCGTCGGTCGGGAACACCTTGCGCTTTTTGATGGCATGCCGGATCACGCTGTTTAACGACTCGATGGCGTTGGTCGTGTAGATCACCTTGCGGATGTCCGTTGGGTAGGCAAAGAACGTGGCCAGATTGGCCCAGTTTGCCTGCCAGCTTCGACTTATTTGCGGGTAGCGGATATCCCAGGCACTGGAGAACGCTTCC from the Candidatus Sodalis pierantonius str. SOPE genome contains:
- the ybjM gene encoding inner membrane protein YbjM, translated to MLPGILGALLAAAVCWLLFNIGVTTSYSLWHQLTYLLSAVFWCGFGALGCCFAGMLMHHPAH
- a CDS encoding YbjN domain-containing protein: MDSLVVPDLDILRRWLEKLNLSFYECDSCQALHLPHMQNFDGIFDAKVDLVDNVILFSAMAEVRPTALIALVGDLSQINASSLTVKAFIDIQDDNPPKLVACQALVSAAGVTLGQFRHFMQQAEEQISMLIMEARANDLLFMGEEDDSDAHAPSTPVIH
- the potF gene encoding spermidine/putrescine ABC transporter substrate-binding protein PotF; protein product: MFTQRQTWLTGAIAGLLMAVSASAFAEQKTLHVYNWSDYIGPNTVPDFEKKTGIKVVYDVFDSNEVLEGKLMAGSTGFDIVVPSASFLERQLSAGVFQPLDKSKLPNYKNLDPELLKLISRHDPDNKYAVPYMWATTGIGYNVDKVKAVLSKDAPVNSWDLVFKPENLEKLKSCGVSFLDAPSEIYATVLNYLGKDPNSDNAADYTGPATDLLLKLRPSICYFHSSQYINDLANGDICGAIGWAGDVMQATNRAKEAKNGVNIAYSIPKEGAQAFFDVLAIPADAKNLDEAYQFINYLLEPQVIADASNQIFYANGNKAATALVNPEVRDNPGIYPPAEVRAKLFTLKVQPPKIDRVITRSWTKVKSGK
- the potG gene encoding putrescine ABC transporter ATP-binding subunit PotG, with protein sequence MNDALPRPPSNSARKMVTPLLEIRNLTKNFDGQMAVDDVSLTIYKGEMFALLGASGCGKSTLLRILAGFETPTHGAIVLDGQDLSHTPPYQRPINMMFQSYALFPHMTVEQNIAFGLKQDKLPRAEIKQRVDEMLAMVHMQEYAARKPHQLSGGQRQRVALARSLAKRPKLLLLDEPMGALDKKLRDRMQLEVVDILERVGVTCVMVTHDQEEAMTMAGRIAIMNRGKFVQIGEPEEIYEHPNSRFSAEFIGSVNMFEGLLKARSDNALILQSPGLLSPLRVNTDVSVVDGVPVHVALRPEKIMLCEGAPADGCNFAVGEVINIAYLGDLSIYHVRLNSGQIISAQLTNAHRYRKGTPTWGDQVNLCWDADSCIVLTV
- the potH gene encoding putrescine ABC transporter permease PotH — protein: MSNANPKSPTGGARRVVIPGLLTRLQMAHGRKAVILLPYLWLLLLFMLPFLIVFKISLAEMARVIPPYTDLVAWLDGTLTVSLNLANFMQLLDDPLYIEAYLQSLQVAAVSTFFCLLLGYPMAWAVAHSRASTRNILLLLVILPSWTSFLIRVYAWMGILKNNGVLNNVLMWLGVIDQPLVILHTNLAVYIGVVYAYLPFMILPIYTALTRLDYSLVEASLDLGARPLKTFFQVIVPLTKGGIIAGSMLVFIPAVGEYVIPELLGGPDSIMIGRILWQEFFNNRDWPVASAVAVVMLVLLIAPIMWFHKHQNKAMGDQR
- the potI gene encoding putrescine ABC transporter permease PotI, which produces MNQLPVVRSPWRIVILLVGYTFLYAPMLMLVIYSFNSSRLVTVWAGWSTQWYLVLVHDNAMISAVTLSMTLAASTATMAAVLGTLAAVVIVRFGRFRGAGGFAFMLTAPLVMPDVITGLSLLLLFVALGHAIGWPAERGMFTIWLAHVTFCTAYVAVVVNSRLRELDQSIEEAAMDLGATPVKVFFIITLPMIAPVIISGWLLAFTLSLDDLVIASFVAGPGSTTLPMLVFSSVRMGVNPEINALATLILAVVGVIGLIAWWLMSRKEKQHQRDRQRAARG